In Solanum pennellii chromosome 7, SPENNV200, the following are encoded in one genomic region:
- the LOC107025563 gene encoding G-type lectin S-receptor-like serine/threonine-protein kinase SD2-5, producing MIAEQRLCFPVLFILCLHFLFASSQISWYLNGSYLNSTAGLSTSWTNRPFSFDAESTYGLSVFTPILLSGNNGNKYHFCGFSCNDQSDECHLGIFFAFPDTTSTERKLMDPQLVWSANRDRPVKANATLKLGQDGNLVLADSDGTLVWSTNTTGKSVSGLNMTETGNLVLFDKANRTVWQSFDHPTDTLIPGQSLVSGRKLVASVSVTNWSQSLLSLTIINGSWATYIESDPPQFYYGSNDLKSSVYFSFDGQTLTVQQYPPTSPAQYMKLEPDGHLRVYEWEESAFDWKIISDLLMNINTGNCGYPMACGRFGICTSNGQCSCPPEQNFFRSLDERKKDVGCLELTTIYCNSSQNQSFVELKNTTNLAFEFNHELISSPLWFERKKLEDCKGACLRNCSCKAVVFGYDSDGATNGSCLLLNEVFSLVDTEDGMDKRVFLKVQNSSNTQNQSQTISGGKKSRTYVVIIGSSLAAFFGMILSITACFVIFKKRKQDSTKAGDFMDLEPNFTGMLTRFSYNELRIITEDFSRKLGEGGFGSVYEGTLSNGTKIAVKRLDGLGHVMDSFLTEVNIVGGIHHVNLVKLIGFCAEKTQRLLIYEHMVNGSLDRWIYHKDEENGLRWHTRQRIITDIAKGLAYLHDECSQKIIHLDIKPQNILLDKNFNAKISDFGLSKLIDKDESKVVTRMRGTPGYLAPEWLRSVITEKVDVYAFGIVLLELLCGRKNLDRSQADEDVHLLSVFERKSEQQQLMDIVDKNNEDMQIHKEAVTEMMSIAAWCLQGDFTKRPSMSLVVKALEGLVSVETNLDYDFTSLPEVEDDNRQREDTISLILPSILSGPR from the coding sequence ATGATTGCAGAGCAGAGATTGTGTTTTCCTGTCCTGTTCATCCTTTGTCTCCACTTTTTGTTTGCTTCATCCCAGATTTCATGGTATCTAAATGGCAGTTATTTGAATTCTACTGCTGGACTTTCCACTTCATGGACCAACAGGCCGTTTTCGTTTGATGCAGAATCCACATATGGATTATCTGTCTTCACACCTATCCTATTAAGTGGAAATAATGGAAATAAGTACCACTTTTGTGGCTTCTCCTGCAATGACCAAAGTGACGAATGCCATCTCGGGATCTTCTTTGCATTCCCAGACACCACCTCTACTGAGAGAAAGTTAATGGATCCCCAGTTGGTTTGGTCTGCTAATCGAGATCGTCCAGTGAAAGCCAATGCAACCTTGAAACTAGGACAAGATGGCAACTTGGTCTTGGCAGACTCTGATGGAACTCTTGTTTGGTCCACTAATACTACTGGAAAATCTGTTTCTGGCTTAAACATGACAGAAACGGGGAATCTCGTGCTCTTTGACAAAGCCAATCGCACAGTTTGGCAGTCGTTCGATCATCCTACAGATACTTTGATCCCGGGGCAGAGCTTGGTTTCTGGGAGGAAGCTTGTAGCAAGCGTCTCAGTAACCAATTGGAGTCAAAGTTTGCTTTCTTTAACTATTATCAATGGAAGCTGGGCCACTTACATCGAATCTGATCCACCTCAGTTTTACTATGGTTCTAATGATCTGAAGAGTAGTGTTTATTTCAGTTTTGATGGTCAAACACTTACTGTTCAGCAATACCCTCCTACATCACCAGCTCAATACATGAAGCTTGAGCCTGATGGACATTTACGGGTATACGAATGGGAAGAGAGCGCATTTGATTGGAAAATCATATCTGATCTTTTGATGAATATAAATACAGGGAATTGTGGGTACCCAATGGCGTGTGGAAGATTTGGGATTTGTACAAGTAACGGGCAATGTAGTTGTCCGCCAGAGCAAAATTTCTTCAGGTCATTAGATGAGAGGAAAAAAGATGTTGGATGTTTGGAGTTGACAACCATTTACTGCAACTCTTCGCAGAATCAGAGTTTCGTAGAGCTCAAGAATACCACAAATCTTGCATTTGAGTTCAATCATGAACTGATTTCGAGTCCATTATGGTTTGAGCGGAAAAAGTTGGAAGATTGCAAAGGGGCCTGTCTAAGAAACTGTTCCTGCAAAGCTGTTGTCTTCGGATATGATTCAGATGGGGCTACAAATGGGAGCTGTTTATTACTGAATGAGGTATTTTCTCTCGTAGACACCGAGGACGGAATGGACAAGAGAGTATTTCTTAAGGTGCAGAATTCCTCAAACACACAGAATCAGTCTCAAACCATTTCTGGaggaaaaaaatcaagaacttaCGTTGTGATAATAGGATCTAGTCTTGCAGCTTTCTTTGGGATGATTTTAAGTATCACTGCTTGCTTTGTTATCTTCAAAAAGAGGAAACAGGATTCCACAAAGGCCGGGGATTTTATGGATCTCGAACCAAACTTTACGGGAATGCTAACTCGGTTCTCTTACAATGAGCTAAGAATAATAACTGAAGATTTCAGCAGAAAGCTCGGGGAAGGAGGATTTGGCTCAGTATATGAAGGAACACTGAGTAATGGCACCAAAATAGCTGTAAAGCGTCTGGATGGTCTAGGTCATGTGATGGATTCATTCTTAACAGAAGTCAACATAGTCGGTGGGATTCACCACGTCAATCTGGTAAAACTCATTGGATTTTGTGCCGAAAAGACCCAAAGACTTCTGATCTATGAACATATGGTAAATGGATCACTAGATAGATGGATTTATcataaagatgaagaaaatgGGCTTAGATGGCATACAAGGCAAAGGATTATAACAGATATTGCCAAAGGATTAGCTTATCTTCATGACGAATGCAGCCAGAAGATAATTCATTTGGACATCAAACCACAAAATATCCTTCTAGATAAAAACTTCAATGCTAAGATATCTGACTTTGGTCTGTCGAAACTGATCGATAAAGACGAAAGCAAAGTTGTAACTAGGATGAGAGGAACACCAGGGTATTTGGCTCCTGAATGGTTGAGGTCAGTTATCACTGAGAAAGTAGACGTGTATGCATTTGGAATTGTGCTCTTGGAGCTGTTGTGTGGAAGAAAGAATTTGGATCGGTCCCAAGCTGATGAGGATGTCCATTTGCTAAGTGTTTTCGAAAGAAAATCGGAACAACAGCAGCTTATGGATATTGTTGACAAAAACAATGAGGATATGCAGATCCACAAAGAAGCAGTGACAGAAATGATGAGCATTGCTGCGTGGTGTCTACAGGGAGATTTCACCAAGAGACCTTCCATGTCATTAGTGGTTAAGGCATTGGAAGGTTTGGTGTCTGTTGAAACAAACTTGGATTACGATTTCACAAGCCTACCCGAGGTTGAGGATGACAACCGACAGAGGGAAGACACTATCAGTTTAATATTGCCTTCAATTTTATCCGGGCCAAGGTGA
- the LOC107025273 gene encoding 11-oxo-beta-amyrin 30-oxidase-like, whose amino-acid sequence MFARVLGETTKLGNITLPCGVQVNIPTLFVHRDQEIWGNNANEFNPERFSEGVASSTDGKFGYFPFGFGPRVCIGQNFAMLEAKVALAMFLQHFTFEISPSYVHAPYLVVTLQAEYGAQVILRKVA is encoded by the coding sequence ATGTTTGCAAGAGTCCTTGGAGAAACAACAAAATTGGGAAATATAACTTTACCTTGTGGAGTTCAAGTCAATATACCTACACTTTTCGTTCATCGTGACCAAGAAATATGGGGAAATAACGCCAATGAATTCAACCCAGAAAGATTTAGTGAAGGTGTTGCAAGTTCAACAGACGGAAAATTTGGTTATTTCCCATTTGGATTTGGTCCTCGAGTATGCATTGGACAAAACTTTGCTATGTTAGAAGCTAAAGTCGCGCTTGCCATGTTCTTACAACATTTTACATTTGAAATTTCTCCGTCTTATGTCCATGCTCCTTATCTTGTGGTTACACTCCAAGCTGAGTATGGAGCACAAGTAATATTACGTAAAGTTGCTTGA
- the LOC107026286 gene encoding cytochrome P450 CYP72A219-like, which produces MILIMESEQIREIFAKNYVYQKPHHSNPVANLLARGIANYEEDKWAKHRKILKPAFHMEKLKLMLPAFYLSCIEMLKEWEQIIPYEGSKELDIWPQFQKLTSDMISRTAFGSSYEEGRRIFELQKEQAEIIMKQFNSIYIPGSRFLPTKSNKKMKETEKEVQESIRRLIDNRLKAKEAGQEFGDDLLGTLLESNSNEIEEQGSKEFGLTIDEVIRECKLFYFAGQETTSVWLVWTMILLSRHQNWQAKAREEVLQAFGSDQPAFDELSRLKIVTMILYESLRLYPPLATRTRRTNEETKLGNLYLPNGSLLFIPTILLHHDKEIWGEDAEEFKPERFKEGVLNATKGQMTFFPFGAGPRICIGQNFAMLEAKTAIALILQQFEFELSPSYIHVPHCIVALQPKFGAPLLLQKL; this is translated from the exons ATGATACTAATAATGGAAAGTGAACAAATTAGAGAGATATTTGCTAAGAATTATGTTTATCAAAAGCCTCACCACAGTAATCCAGTTGCCAATTTGTTGGCTAGAGGCATAGCAAACTATGAAGAAGATAAATGGGCAAAACATAGAAAGATCTTAAAGCCAGCTTTCCACATGGAGAAGTTGAAG CTTATGTTGCCTGCTTTTTACTTAAGCTGTATTGAGATGCTAAAAGAATGGGAACAAATTATCCCATATGAAGGATCAAAAGAGTTGGATATTTGGcctcaatttcaaaaattaacaaGTGATATGATTTCGCGTACGGCATTTGGTAGTAGCtatgaagaaggaagaagaatatttgaacttcaaaaagaACAAGCTGAGATTATTATGAAACAGTTCAATTCCATTTATATCCCAGGATCAAG ATTTTTGCCCACCAAAAGcaacaagaaaatgaaagaaactgAAAAAGAAGTTCAAGAATCGATAAGGCGTCTAATTGACAACAGATTGAAGGCAAAAGAAGCAGGGCAGGAATTTGGTGATGACTTATTAGGTACATTACTAGAATCAAATTCCAACGAAATCGAAGAACAAGGAAGCAAAGAATTTGGATTGACTATCGATGAAGTAATTCGAGAAtgcaaattattttattttgctgGACAAGAAACCACTTCAGTGTGGCTTGTTTGGACTATGATTTTGTTATCTAGACATCAAAATTGGCAGGCAAAAGCTAGAGAGGAAGTTTTGCAAGCCTTTGGAAGTGATCAACCAGCTTTTGATGAATTAAGTCGGTTGAAAATC GTAACGATGATTTTGTACGAGTCCTTAAGACTATATCCACCACTAGCAACTCGTACCAGGAGGACTAATGAAGAAACTAAATTAGGAAATTTGTATCTACCAAATGGATCGTTGCTATTCATACCAACGATCTTATTGCATCACGACAAGGAAATATGGGGCGAAGATGCAGAGGAGTTCAAGCCAGAGAGATTCAAGGAAGGTGTTTTAAACGCGACAAAGGGCCAAATGACGTTTTTTCCATTTGGAGCAGGACCAAGAATATGCATTGGACAAAACTTCGCGATGTTAGAAGCAAAAACGGCTATAGCTTTGATTTTACAACAGTTCGAGTTTGAGCTCTCTCCATCTTATATTCATGTTCCACATTGTATTGTAGCTTTGCAGCCTAAGTTTGGTGCTCCTTTACTTCTGCAGAAGCTCTAG
- the LOC107025272 gene encoding 11-oxo-beta-amyrin 30-oxidase-like: MFARVLGETTKLGNITLPCGVQVNIPTLFVHRDQEIWGNNANEFNPERFSEGVASSTDGKFGYFTFGFGPRVCIGQNFAMLEAKVALAMFLQHFTFEISPSYVHAPYLVVTLQAQYGAQVILRKVA; this comes from the coding sequence ATGTTTGCAAGAGTCCTTGGAGAAACAACAAAATTGGGAAATATAACTTTACCTTGTGGAGTTCAAGTCAATATACCTACACTTTTCGTTCATCGTGACCAAGAAATATGGGGAAATAACGCCAATGAATTCAACCCAGAAAGATTTAGTGAAGGTGTTGCAAGTTCAACAGACGGAAAATTTGGTTATTTCACATTTGGATTTGGTCCTCGAGTATGCATTGGACAAAACTTTGCTATGTTAGAAGCTAAAGTCGCGCTTGCCATGTTCTTACAACATTTTACATTTGAAATTTCTCCGTCTTATGTCCATGCTCCTTATCTTGTGGTTACACTCCAAGCTCAGTATGGAGCACAAGTAATATTACGTAAAGTTGCTTGA